The following are from one region of the Paenalkalicoccus suaedae genome:
- a CDS encoding helix-turn-helix domain-containing protein, translated as MNNVPIIINIDVMLAKRKMSVTELSEKVGITMANISILKNGKAKAIRISTLEAICKTLDCQPGDILEYQPDNN; from the coding sequence GTGAACAACGTGCCAATCATTATCAACATCGATGTCATGCTAGCCAAAAGAAAAATGAGTGTCACAGAGCTATCTGAAAAAGTAGGCATCACAATGGCCAATATTTCTATTCTTAAAAATGGAAAAGCCAAAGCTATTCGCATCTCCACACTCGAAGCAATCTGCAAAACATTAGACTGCCAGCCAGGTGACATTCTAGAATATCAGCCAGACAATAATTGA